In Comamonas koreensis, the genomic stretch TTCCCGTTGTAATGAATGACAGCGATCGCGCCAATAGCAGACAAGAAAAAGGCTCCTGTCTGAATCCAGAAGCCCCAACTTTCTCCCAACCAGCCGATTGACTTAGCAATCTCTGGGCTGAGCATTTAGTCGTCCCATCCTTCGCGTGCAACGAATTTCATGACTAGCCTCCGCAATTTGGCTGACAGGCGCCGACCTTGGTTTGCCCCTCGCTACCTGCCTAGCGAGTTCGTGGAGCTGTTGCTACTCACAGCAACAGCGAATTACGCGAATTCTGCCACGGTTACTACGTGTAACCTCAAAAGTAACCCCAATTTGGTGTCACTTTTTTGCAGCTGCGAATTCGTGTCTCTTTTTCGACTCGTTCCTGCGCTGTCAGTTCCGCATCCTTCTTCTCGTTCGCAAATTTGCAATCGATTGCGGGAAACTAGTTCGATGATGCGGTGCGCGTTCCTCACTTCGCACGCTCCTTCGGTGCGAATTCTCGCAGTGTCGCCAGTGCCTCTGCCTCGATGACCATCATGTATTCATGCAGCTCATCCCAGGCCTCGCCACTGGCCCTGCGGTCCATCAGTGGGTAAATCGCCTCCCATCGCACTCCCAGAGGCACACCACCCATTGCCGGGTAGACCCACCGGGTGCCGATCATCATTGCGATGTCTAGCGCGGCTTCGTTGTCCGGCCAGACTTCGATGATCTCAGGCTCTGGGTAGTCTTCTAGCTCGAACCCTGCAGCTTGAGCCTCTGCCTCTGTGACAGGAGGCTCAAACAGGGATCGAGCTATCTGCTTTAGTTTCCCAGTTGGCCGGTGAACAGAGCTGCGTCGTATTTGCCCAGCACCTTGGCCAGCGAACCGCCGCACTGATCTTCCAGCACGATCAGGCTGTCTACGCTGAACTCGTCTTCCAGGTTCCAGCCCGTAACGGCGCCGGCCACGATCTCGGCTGCCTGGCGCATGCCGTCCTTCACCAAGTCCTCGAACGAGAATTCAGCCTTCTCGGCCGGCTGCTCGACACCGTCTGCAGTCTTGCGGTGTGCATCACGGATTGCGGCCCACTCGCTCTTTTTCTGTGCCTTGGCAGTGAACACAACGTCGAACTCGTCGCCATCAAGGTTCTTCACGGTCACAGTCAGGGGGAAGGTCGGTGACTTGCCAGCCATCATCTTCAGGCTGGTCACGGGAACAGTTTTTTGCTTTGCCATAGTCTTGTCTTTCAGCGGGAGAAGTTAAGCCCGTGCGCAACCGCCCGCCCCGCTGAAGGAGCGAAGCGGCTGCGTCGGTGCAATGGTTGTGGGCGGAATGCCCGGGTTACGCTGGGTAGCGCGTGGACTTGTTTTGAGCGTTGAAGGTGCCCTTAACTACGACGGCTTGGCCTTCGGTCAGGGTTTCTTCTTCGTTGAACGACACCTTGGCGGGGATCAGCGACAGAGCGCCGGTCTTTGCACGCTGACGCACCACGGTGTCAGCGTTGGTATCGGACAGCATGCGCAGCGCTTCGTAAGCTGGCGAGCCGATCATGTCGGCGTCCATGTCGAAGGTACGCTGCACAGCGTTGAAGCCGTCGTTCAGAACGATTTCGTTGTCCGACTCGATGAACTTCACGTTCACGGTCTTGGCATCGCCGCCGCTGGTGGCGTGGTTCATGGTGCGGTCCAGATCCACCCAGGTGCTGACCTTGCGCGCCGAACCTGCGCCTTGACCAGGCGTAAAGAACTCGGTGTTCGTGGTGTCTCCACGTTCCAGCGTGTAGCTGTCGGTGGTCACGCCCTTGACGCGGAAAGCGCGGAAGTTCAAGCGCCCCCAGGCCGACAGAATCAGGACGATGTCGCCATTGGCAAACCCGTGGCCTACAGAGCTGACAACAGCTTCTGCAGCATTGGAAATGCCGCTGATCGTTTTCGAGGAGGAGAGCGCGGTGGCAACGGAGGTAATCGTGCCGGTTGGAGTACGTGCCATATGGGCCTTTCAGAAATGAAAAAAGCCGCTCGGCACATGCTTCGCGGCTAGGTTTCGCCCTCATCGGGCACAAATAAACCACCTCTCGGTGGCATTAGGTTTTGGCGAGGCGCCCTATGACGGGTACGCCTCCCAGAAGATGGAGACAGGGACAGTCCAGCGGCCCTCATCAGGCATTCCGGAGGACACTGTTGGGGTCTTGTTCAGTTCGATGCGAAAGCCCGGACCAGGGATGATCTGGGCAGGCTTGAAATGCTGCTTGAGCAGGTCGGCCATGGCATCCGTCAACTGCCGGCCTTTCCCTTCTGGATAACGCAGCGTGATCTGCAAGATGCCTCGCTCCTCCGTCAGCGTGCCCTCTATGCCCAGGTCCACCGGGCTATTCACCAGGTGATAGCAGGCTTGGTATGGGCCATCAGACGGCTTGAAAGGCACGTTCTCAAAGGCCGTAGGCAGCACACCAGGCATGGCGAGCAACTTGGACTCCAGTAGTGCTTTGATTTGAGAGAGGGTCATTTCATTGCATCCGCTGCGCGCTTGACCGCATATTTAAAGTCCTGGACCGTCAGGCGGACCATGCCGCTAGGTGCTTGCTGGGACCAGCCGTTTTCAAGGCGCTTGGCATAAGGCAGATTGTTCGTCAGCCAAATGGTCTGCCCAGGCTTGTAGCCCTGCAGCACGACCTCAGTGCGGCCCAGTGCATCGCTTCCAGCAGGTGCAGTAGTGTCGGGATTCATGCCCCCAAGGCCGCATTGCCAATTCGATTTGAAGCGTCCGGTATCCACTGGAGACTTGGTCATCATGCTGGCCTGCAGTCCGATGGCAGTATCACGCACCAGTTGGTCTACCTTGTCCCCGGCAGCCTGGCAGTACTTAGCAAGATCATCAGCAAAGCTCATGAGGCCCTCACTATGCAGTCATGCAGGACGATGACACCAGCAGGCTTCAGCGGCCTATTTCGGACCACCTGCAAGACTTCTGAGGCCACAGCCAACACATCACCCGCATCAGGTTCAAACGTGGCATCTGGAGCGATCAAGGCACGGCGGTCCCCGATCTTGACCAACTCACCGTCGATTTGCCTGTTGTCGAACTCCAGAAGCGCGACAGTGCATGGTGACTGCAGCTCCACAGGATCGGTCGGGCCCGTTTCTGGGTCATAGCCACCATGTGTAGAGCGAGACATCGCCCCTGTTTGGCCGAAGCGATCCAACAGCCGCTTGGCAGTCGCGGCTGGGCGGTTGTAGTCGAACTTGGCCATATCAGTACCCTTGGTAGATCCCACAGTTGGCGCACATGTGGCCGTCAGGCGTCAGGTAGAACAACTGATTTCCACAGTCGCACTCCCGCACCATCTGACCCTCGGCCGGTGCAAACTCAAACTTCCAGCGCCCCTTATGCGCCTTGCAGGAGGGACACTCCAGTTGAGTCGTGCCCGTCGGAGCGACAGCTGTCCACTCATACCCGCAACCAAGACAAAAGGCTTGCTCTGCGCCGTGCTGAACGGCAGGTACGGGGCGGATTAAGGAGATGACTGCCATCTAAGCCCTCACAAGCTTGACCTGCCCCACACCACCTGTCGTCATGCCACGCATCAAGGCATCAATCACGCCGAAGCGCTTCTGGCCGCCTTTTGCGGGCTGTGCGTACTTGGTAGTAATCGGGCCCACCGATTCCTCGGTGACAGCCTGGGCGTCCACATCGGAGAACAGAGAGCCATCGGCTGCCCGTAGTGCGGCCTCACATGTTGCATGCTTCAAGGCATCTGCGACCGGGTCCAGGAACTCAGGCCGGATGCTGTACATGGTCACGACATACTGCGTGCCGCGCCGCAGAGCAATCTCTTGCTGCGGGACTTCAGCCGGCCAGTCGTAGCCCATGCGCTCCATGTAATCTTGAGCCTCAGCCAGCGACACCAGCGATTCATAGCCATCTTGTGGAGCGACTACCAGCATGGCTTACTCCTGAGCCTGGGCTGGCTTGCGGCCGCGCTTTGCAGCGGATTGCTCGCCCTCAACCTCGGTGGCTTGTTCCTGCGCCTGGGCTGGCTTGAACTGCGCGTCGATGATCTTGAATCCCTGGGCGCGCAGCTCGGCCTTGCGTTCAGGCGACACGGGATGTTTCTCGTATGCGATCTTTTCAGTCATGGTTTCTCCAAAGAGAAAGGGGCCGGAGCCCCCTTCGTTTACTTGGCTGCGTCGCCGATGGTCATCACGCCGGCCGAGGCCTTGACGCTGTTGGCGACTAGGTCCCAGTTGGAGCCGGTGGCAATCTCGGTGTCGGTGGGCGACTTGCCGCCGTTGGCCGTGTCCCAGGTGTAACCCTTCAGGCCCAGGCCAAAGGTGTAGTCAGCCTGCATCGTAGTTTCGATGCGCAGCTTACCGTTGGAGGTCTGCACGTTGGTGATCAGGTCGGAACCATCGGACACCACTGCAGCACCGCTCACCAGCGACAGCACCTTTGCCTTGTCTGGGGTGCCAGCCACGAACAGCGCGGGCGCATCCGTCACGATGACGGCCTTGCCC encodes the following:
- a CDS encoding DnaT-like ssDNA-binding protein codes for the protein MLVVAPQDGYESLVSLAEAQDYMERMGYDWPAEVPQQEIALRRGTQYVVTMYSIRPEFLDPVADALKHATCEAALRAADGSLFSDVDAQAVTEESVGPITTKYAQPAKGGQKRFGVIDALMRGMTTGGVGQVKLVRA
- a CDS encoding HK97 gp10 family phage protein; this translates as MSFADDLAKYCQAAGDKVDQLVRDTAIGLQASMMTKSPVDTGRFKSNWQCGLGGMNPDTTAPAGSDALGRTEVVLQGYKPGQTIWLTNNLPYAKRLENGWSQQAPSGMVRLTVQDFKYAVKRAADAMK
- a CDS encoding phage tail terminator-like protein; protein product: MTLSQIKALLESKLLAMPGVLPTAFENVPFKPSDGPYQACYHLVNSPVDLGIEGTLTEERGILQITLRYPEGKGRQLTDAMADLLKQHFKPAQIIPGPGFRIELNKTPTVSSGMPDEGRWTVPVSIFWEAYPS
- a CDS encoding phage tail assembly chaperone codes for the protein MAKQKTVPVTSLKMMAGKSPTFPLTVTVKNLDGDEFDVVFTAKAQKKSEWAAIRDAHRKTADGVEQPAEKAEFSFEDLVKDGMRQAAEIVAGAVTGWNLEDEFSVDSLIVLEDQCGGSLAKVLGKYDAALFTGQLGN
- a CDS encoding DUF1799 domain-containing protein, whose amino-acid sequence is MRRFAGQGAGQIRRSSVHRPTGKLKQIARSLFEPPVTEAEAQAAGFELEDYPEPEIIEVWPDNEAALDIAMMIGTRWVYPAMGGVPLGVRWEAIYPLMDRRASGEAWDELHEYMMVIEAEALATLREFAPKERAK
- a CDS encoding phage tail tube protein codes for the protein MARTPTGTITSVATALSSSKTISGISNAAEAVVSSVGHGFANGDIVLILSAWGRLNFRAFRVKGVTTDSYTLERGDTTNTEFFTPGQGAGSARKVSTWVDLDRTMNHATSGGDAKTVNVKFIESDNEIVLNDGFNAVQRTFDMDADMIGSPAYEALRMLSDTNADTVVRQRAKTGALSLIPAKVSFNEEETLTEGQAVVVKGTFNAQNKSTRYPA